A single region of the Triticum dicoccoides isolate Atlit2015 ecotype Zavitan chromosome 2B, WEW_v2.0, whole genome shotgun sequence genome encodes:
- the LOC119362423 gene encoding peroxidase 2-like isoform X2 produces MAMAMASSLSGLLLLCLAASSSAQLSPRFYATSCSRALAIIRRGVAAAVRSERRMGASLLRLHFHDCFVQGCDASVLLSDTATFTGEQGAAPNKKDAGSIRGMNVIHNIKAQVEAVCRQTVSCADILAVAARDSVVALGGPSWTVPLGRRDSTTASLSLANSDLPPPSFDVANLTSNFAAKGLSVTDMVALSGAHTIGQAQCQNFRDRLYNETNIDTAFATSLKANCPRPTGSGDSSLAPLDTTTPNSFDNAYYRNLMSQKGLLHYDQVLINDGGTAGLVRTYSSGSARFNRDFMAAMVRMGSISPLTGMQGQVRLSCSRVN; encoded by the exons ATGGCAATGGCAATGGCCTCTTCTCTGTCGGGTTTGTTGCTCCTGTGCCTGGCAGCATCGTCCTCGGCGCAGCTTTCACCTAGGTTCTACGCGACGTCGTGCTCCAGGGCGCTGGccatcatcaggaggggtgtggcggccGCCGTGAGGAGTGAGCGACGCATGGGAGCGTCGCTGCTCCGGCTGCATTTTCACGACTGCTTTGTTCAA GGCTGTGACGCGTCCGTACTGCTGAGCGACACAGCCACCTTCACGGGCGAGCAGGGGGCAGCTCCCAAC aaaaaagacgcCGGCTCCATTCGAGGCATGAACGTCATCCACAACATCAAGGCACAGGTCGAGGCCGTGTGCAGGCAGACTGTCTCCTGCGCCGACATCCTCGCCGTGGCCGCCCGCGACTCCGTCGTCGCC TTGGGAGGGCCTTCGTGGACCGTTCCTCTCGGGAGGCGGGACTCGACGACGGCGAGCTTGTCTCTGGCCAACAGCGACCTTCCGCCGCCATCCTTCGACGTGGCCAATCTCACATCCAACTTTGCTGCCAAGGGGCTTAGCGTGACTGACATGGTCGCCCTCTCTGGCGCCCACACCATCGGGCAGGCGCAGTGCCAGAACTTCCGAGATAGGCTCTACAACGAGACCAACATCGATACGGCCTTCGCAACATCTCTCAAGGCCAACTGCCCCCGGCCGACCGGGTCTGGCGATAGCAGCCTGGCGCCGTTAGACACGACGACGCCCAACTCGTTCGACAATGCATACTACCGTAACTTGATGTCACAGAAGGGGCTCCTGCACTATGACCAGGTTCTGATCAACGACGGAGGCACCGCGGGCCTAGTCCGGACATACTCGTCGGGGTCGGCGCGGTTCAACAGGGACTTCATGGCAGCCATGGTGAGGATGGGGAGCATCAGTCCGCTCACCGGGATGCAGGGGCAGGTCAGGCTCAGCTGCTCCCGGGTGAACTAA
- the LOC119362422 gene encoding peroxidase 2-like, with translation MASTSSLSTVLLLCLAVAASAQLSPTFYQTTCPNALATIKAAVTAAVNKENRMGASLLRLHFHDCFVQGCDASVLLSGMEQNAFPNVMSLRGFEVIDSIKAKLETMCKQTVSCADILTVAARDSVVALGGPSWTVPLGRRDSTNANEAAANSDLPPPFFDLVNLTQSFGDKGFTVTDMVALSGAHTIGQAQCQNFRDRLYNETNINSGFATSLKANCPQPTGSGDRNLANLDVSTPYSFDNAYYSNLKSQKGLLHSDQVLFTGTGGGTDNTVNNFASNPAAFSSAFASAMVKMGNLSPLTGSQGQVRLSCSKVN, from the exons ATGGCCTCTACTTCGTCTCTATCAACCGTGTTGCTCTTGTGCCTGGCCGTGGCGGCATCGGCGCAGCTGTCGCCGACGTTCTACCAAACGACGTGCCCGAATGCTCTGGCCACCATCAAGGCCGCCGTGACGGCTGCCGTGAATAAGGAGAACCGCATGGGTGCGTCGCTGCTCCGGCTGCacttccacgactgcttcgtccAA GGTTGCGACGCGTCTGTTCTGCTGTCTGGCATGGAACAAAACGCTTTCCCGAACGTGATGTCGCTGCGAGGCTTCGAAGTCATCGACAGCATCAAGGCGAAGCTCGAGACTATGTGCAAGCAGaccgtctcctgcgccgacatccTCACCGTCGCTGCCCGCGACTCTGTCGTCGCC TTAGGAGGGCCTTCGTGGACGGTTCCTCTTGGAAGGAGGGACTCCACCAATGCAAACGAAGCGGCGGCAAACTCCGACCTACCTCCCCCATTCTTCGACCTCGTTAACCTCACCCAATCCTTCGGCGACAAGGGCTTCACCGTGACCGACATGGTCGCCCTCTCGGGCGCCCACACCATCGGGCAGGCGCAGTGCCAGAACTTCAGGGACAGACTCTACAACGAGACCAACATCAACTCCGGCTTCGCGACGTCGCTCAAGGCCAACTGCCCCCAGCCGACCGGCTCCGGCGACCGCAACCTGGCCAATCTGGACGTGTCGACCCCGTACTCCTTCGACAACGCCTACTACAGCAACCTCAAGTCCCAGAAGGGTCTCCTGCACTCCGACCAGGTGCTCttcaccggcacgggcggcggcACTGACAACACGGTCAACAACTTTGCAAGCAACCCAGCGGCGTTCAGCAGCGCCTTCGCCTCAGCCATGGTGAAGATGGGGAACCTCAGCCCATTGACTGGCTCTCAGGGGCAGGTCAGGCTCAGCTGCTCAAAGGTGAATTAA
- the LOC119362423 gene encoding peroxidase 2-like isoform X1, with protein MAMAMASSLSGLLLLCLAASSSAQLSPRFYATSCSRALAIIRRGVAAAVRSERRMGASLLRLHFHDCFVQGCDASVLLSDTATFTGEQGAAPNAGSIRCMNVIHNIKAQVEAVCRQTVSCADILAVAARDSVVALGGPSWTVPLGRRDSTTASLSLANSDLPPPSFDVANLTSNFAAKGLSVTDMVALSGAHTIGQAQCQNFRDRLYNETNIDTAFATSLKANCPRPTGSGDSSLAPLDTTTPNSFDNAYYRNLMSQKGLLHYDQVLINDGGTAGLVRTYSSGSARFNRDFMAAMVRMGSISPLTGMQGQVRLSCSRVN; from the exons ATGGCAATGGCAATGGCCTCTTCTCTGTCGGGTTTGTTGCTCCTGTGCCTGGCAGCATCGTCCTCGGCGCAGCTTTCACCTAGGTTCTACGCGACGTCGTGCTCCAGGGCGCTGGccatcatcaggaggggtgtggcggccGCCGTGAGGAGTGAGCGACGCATGGGAGCGTCGCTGCTCCGGCTGCATTTTCACGACTGCTTTGTTCAA GGCTGTGACGCGTCCGTACTGCTGAGCGACACAGCCACCTTCACGGGCGAGCAGGGGGCAGCTCCCAACGCCGGCTCCATTcgat GCATGAACGTCATCCACAACATCAAGGCACAGGTCGAGGCCGTGTGCAGGCAGACTGTCTCCTGCGCCGACATCCTCGCCGTGGCCGCCCGCGACTCCGTCGTCGCC TTGGGAGGGCCTTCGTGGACCGTTCCTCTCGGGAGGCGGGACTCGACGACGGCGAGCTTGTCTCTGGCCAACAGCGACCTTCCGCCGCCATCCTTCGACGTGGCCAATCTCACATCCAACTTTGCTGCCAAGGGGCTTAGCGTGACTGACATGGTCGCCCTCTCTGGCGCCCACACCATCGGGCAGGCGCAGTGCCAGAACTTCCGAGATAGGCTCTACAACGAGACCAACATCGATACGGCCTTCGCAACATCTCTCAAGGCCAACTGCCCCCGGCCGACCGGGTCTGGCGATAGCAGCCTGGCGCCGTTAGACACGACGACGCCCAACTCGTTCGACAATGCATACTACCGTAACTTGATGTCACAGAAGGGGCTCCTGCACTATGACCAGGTTCTGATCAACGACGGAGGCACCGCGGGCCTAGTCCGGACATACTCGTCGGGGTCGGCGCGGTTCAACAGGGACTTCATGGCAGCCATGGTGAGGATGGGGAGCATCAGTCCGCTCACCGGGATGCAGGGGCAGGTCAGGCTCAGCTGCTCCCGGGTGAACTAA